One Mesotoga infera genomic window, GGGGCAATTTCTCGGATAGCATGAAACCAGGACTTCTCAGAATCGAATCCATAAGGATCTAACAGGAATTCGGCGGCGGAACTGAGAGCTATTTTCGATGCGAAGGGCTGGATCATTGGATTTAGTACAATTCCTTCACTGTGTTCAACAATCTCGGGGGCTCTTCCTTCATAAGGACCGACGTGAAGTTCGGGGACCATGAAAGCATCGTTCACTGGATAATTATCCCAAAACAATGGCTTTCTCTCGAATGCCTTTTCTGCCAACCTGGCATTTTCAGAAGAAATTCTTTCCGAGCAGACACTGGGACCTGTCCACATGATAGAGACTTCCCTGTCGAGTTCTTTTCCGATCGTTCTCATGTACTCGGTGATCTCTTTTCCGTGGTACTGAGTGGGACATACAATGAACCTGGAAATACTACCCACTTTCTCTTTAAGCGATCCGTACACTGTATTAGCGAAAAAGGATTGAGCCTGCGCAAGAGAAGTGAACTCCTTAATATCTTCTTCATGGACAAGAGTCTCTGGAATATCATCATAGAAAAGCGCAAATGAGCGAACACCGACATTTGCCATTTCAATGAACTTCGAAACCATGGTATCGACATCTGAATCGCTAGAGTATTTCACGGCTAGTCCAGGGCTGACGGAAAACGCGACTGTAACACCCCATGACGAACCTACAGCGACCAATTCTGAGAACTCGTTCTTGAAATCCTCGTCGTACATATCGCGCCATCTCTTCCTGTG contains:
- a CDS encoding beta-N-acetylglucosaminidase, which produces MNFEVRGIVEGFYGTPWTMGKRREMIRFLGEHDYNLYIYAPKDDQLHRKRWRDMYDEDFKNEFSELVAVGSSWGVTVAFSVSPGLAVKYSSDSDVDTMVSKFIEMANVGVRSFALFYDDIPETLVHEEDIKEFTSLAQAQSFFANTVYGSLKEKVGSISRFIVCPTQYHGKEITEYMRTIGKELDREVSIMWTGPSVCSERISSENARLAEKAFERKPLFWDNYPVNDAFMVPELHVGPYEGRAPEIVEHSEGIVLNPMIQPFASKIALSSAAEFLLDPYGFDSEKSWFHAIREIAPSCEEEMKTFCEYYLMSPVHRGHANRLASIRDSLEFLISQNRWSQVQELLMEEGTRISESAEVLKDMLPPSLLEEIEPWILEFSLWGKALHTSAGIVSARLLKFAQTVTDEEISEIHDLCLKAESALCELVKADTISGGILFRDSVQEVLIRAKGFTKLLLN